The Candidatus Binatus sp. genome has a segment encoding these proteins:
- the thiC gene encoding phosphomethylpyrimidine synthase ThiC — protein MTQIEAARKNIITRQMTEVAEDEGFAAEDIRALVATGEVVIPHNIHHDFRAIGIGKGLRTKVNANIGASNFHQLIEEEVEKLYTAIRYGADSVMDLSTGTDLDKIRAEILSRCTVILGTVPIYQLGSERTIMEMEAEYFIDVIERQARQGVDYMTLHCGVTRESVKRLRGHRRIEGIVSRGGAMLAAWIDRTGNENPLYEHFDEVCAVLREHDVTISIGDGLRPGATGDATDRGQIAELLLMGELTERARAMGVQVMIEGPGHVPLDQIEANVKLEKRVCGGAPFYVLGPLTCDVAPGYDHITGAIGGAIASAAGTDFLCYVTPAEHLRLPDIDDVREGVIATRIAAHSGDLVKGVRAAKVWNDQMSRYRKALNWEGMYAMAMDPDKARRYKEESEAAGSNVCTMCGSLCSINIDNAAIKFTRRRSLAEAASQAAT, from the coding sequence ATGACGCAGATTGAAGCCGCCCGCAAGAACATAATCACCCGGCAGATGACCGAAGTTGCCGAGGACGAAGGTTTCGCCGCCGAAGACATTCGCGCGCTGGTGGCGACCGGCGAGGTCGTGATCCCGCACAATATCCATCACGATTTCAGGGCAATCGGAATCGGCAAAGGCCTGCGCACCAAGGTCAACGCCAACATCGGCGCGTCGAACTTCCATCAGCTGATCGAAGAGGAAGTCGAGAAACTTTACACCGCGATCCGCTACGGCGCCGACTCGGTGATGGATCTTTCGACCGGCACCGACCTCGACAAAATACGCGCGGAGATTCTGTCGCGATGCACCGTGATCCTGGGCACCGTGCCCATCTACCAGCTCGGCTCCGAGCGCACGATCATGGAGATGGAGGCCGAGTACTTTATCGACGTTATCGAGCGGCAGGCGCGCCAAGGCGTCGATTACATGACGCTGCATTGCGGAGTCACGCGCGAGAGCGTGAAGCGGCTGCGCGGGCATCGGCGGATCGAAGGTATCGTGTCGCGCGGCGGAGCGATGCTGGCGGCATGGATCGATCGGACCGGCAACGAAAATCCGCTATACGAGCACTTCGACGAAGTCTGCGCGGTGCTGCGCGAGCATGACGTGACGATATCGATCGGCGACGGGCTGCGGCCAGGCGCCACCGGCGACGCGACCGATCGCGGGCAAATCGCGGAGCTGCTGCTGATGGGTGAATTGACCGAGCGCGCGCGGGCGATGGGCGTGCAGGTGATGATCGAGGGTCCCGGCCATGTGCCGCTCGATCAAATCGAAGCCAACGTGAAGCTGGAGAAGCGAGTCTGCGGGGGCGCGCCGTTTTATGTGCTCGGGCCGCTGACCTGCGACGTCGCGCCGGGCTACGATCACATCACCGGCGCGATTGGCGGAGCGATCGCGTCGGCGGCGGGGACCGATTTCCTGTGCTACGTGACGCCCGCCGAGCATTTGCGGCTGCCCGATATCGACGACGTGCGCGAAGGAGTGATCGCGACGCGAATCGCGGCTCACTCGGGCGACCTGGTCAAGGGAGTGCGCGCGGCGAAAGTGTGGAACGATCAGATGTCGCGATACCGCAAGGCGCTCAACTGGGAAGGGATGTACGCGATGGCGATGGACCCCGACAAGGCGCGCCGCTACAAGGAAGAAAGCGAGGCGGCGGGTTCCAACGTCTGCACGATGTGCGGCTCGTTGTGCTCGATCAACATCGACAATGCGGCGATTAAATTCACCAGGCGGCGCTCGCTGGCCGAGGCTGCGTCGCAAGCCGCCACCTGA
- a CDS encoding NADH-quinone oxidoreductase subunit I has protein sequence MQRSEQMTFWERIYIPEIIRGLAVTNYHLFRNLGLHTAHLFGMKRGVNATSTTQYPEERKRYSDNFRGSHRLTLREDSSVRCTACFLCATACPAQCIYIEAGESPDPQVEKFPVRYEIDTLRCIYCGLCVEACPCDAIRMDTYVHPRIWGFDRKDFVEPKELLMHRSRVLAEKGRDGNMDEMLAWYREQDAAVYDPQRPEMKTYTNREAPKHYAEAPDHIDDLTVIDRHPARAGK, from the coding sequence ATGCAAAGAAGCGAACAAATGACCTTCTGGGAGCGGATTTACATCCCCGAAATCATAAGAGGCCTTGCGGTCACCAACTACCACCTTTTTCGCAACCTCGGGCTGCATACCGCCCATCTGTTCGGCATGAAGCGCGGGGTCAACGCGACCTCGACCACTCAATATCCGGAGGAGCGCAAGCGTTATTCCGACAATTTTCGCGGCAGCCATCGGCTGACGCTGCGCGAAGATTCCTCGGTGCGATGCACCGCGTGTTTTTTGTGCGCGACCGCGTGTCCGGCGCAATGCATCTACATAGAAGCGGGCGAGTCGCCCGATCCGCAGGTCGAAAAATTCCCGGTGCGCTACGAGATCGACACGCTGCGCTGCATCTACTGCGGGCTGTGCGTCGAGGCATGCCCGTGCGACGCGATTCGGATGGACACCTACGTTCATCCGCGCATCTGGGGTTTCGACCGCAAGGATTTCGTCGAGCCCAAGGAACTGCTGATGCATCGCTCGCGCGTGCTGGCCGAAAAAGGCCGCGACGGCAATATGGACGAGATGTTGGCGTGGTACCGCGAACAGGACGCCGCGGTTTACGATCCGCAGCGGCCGGAGATGAAGACCTACACCAATCGCGAAGCGCCCAAGCATTACGCGGAAGCGCCGGACCATATCGACGATCTCACGGTAATTGACCGGCATCCGGCGCGCGCCGGCAAGTAG